A region from the Brassica napus cultivar Da-Ae chromosome C8, Da-Ae, whole genome shotgun sequence genome encodes:
- the LOC106396255 gene encoding glucan endo-1,3-beta-glucosidase-like isoform X3 has protein sequence MAKAPPSISLLLLSAAVFLTLPATISSIGVNYGTLGNLPPPTQVANFLKTQTSIDSVKIFNVNPDIIRAFAGTGISVVVTVPNGDIPALANGVQARRWVAANIQPFHPQTKIKYISVGNEILLSGDDNMIKNLLPAMKNLNAALFHAGVKDIKVTTAHSLNIIAYELNGAPSSGRFRPGWDKGVLAPILAFHRQTKSPFVVNPYPYFGFDPKNVNFAIFRSPYKAVRDPLTGKVYTNMYDTLMDSTYSAMKALGYGDVDIVVGETGWPSACDASWCSPENAAWFNLNIIKRAQGQGTPLMPDRRFETYIFGLFNEEGKPGPTAERNWGLFWPDFSPVYDVGLLRNKQAGGGGGRPAPALPAPSVGGGKWCVAKSEATDGQLQGNIDWVCNQGGVDCKPIQTGGSCSNPNSLRTQASFVMNAYFQKNGRTDQSCYFSGSGVIVGEQPKQW, from the exons ATGGCCAAAGCGCCACCGTCAatctctctcctcctcctctccgcTGCCGTATTTCTCACCCTCCCCGCCACTATATCCTCCATAGGCGTCAACTACGGCACTCTAGGAAACCTCCCACCGCCGACTCAGGTGGCGAACTTCCTCAAGACTCAGACTTCCATCGACAGCGTCAAGATCTTCAACGTGAACCCCGACATCATCCGTGCCTTCGCCGGAACAGGAATATCCGTCGTAGTCACCGTCCCTAACGGTGATATCCCGGCGTTAGCTAACGGAGTACAAGCTCGTCGGTGGGTTGCTGCTAATATTCAACCGTTTCATCCTCAGACAAAGATCAAGTATATCTCTGTCGGAAATGAGATTCTTCTGTCCGGTGATGATAACATGATCAAGAATCTTTTACCGGCGATGAAGAATCTTAACGCTGCTTTGTTTCATGCTGGTGTCAAAGATATTAAG GTTACAACCGCACATTCGCTTAACATCATAGCCTATGAACTGAACGGTGCACCAAGCAGCGGTCGATTCAGACCCGGCTGGGACAAAGGCGTATTAGCTCCAATCCTAGCGTTCCATCGCCAGACCAAGTCTCCTTTCGTGGTCAACCCTTACCCTTACTTCGGTTTCGATCCCAAAAACGTCAACTTCGCCATTTTCCGCTCACCGTACAAGGCGGTCCGTGACCCGTTAACCGGAAAAGTCTACACAAACATGTACGATACTCTCATGGACTCGACTTACTCAGCCATGAAAGCTCTCGGCTACGGTGATGTTGACATCGTCGTTGGTGAGACGGGCTGGCCGTCTGCCTGCGATGCGTCTTGGTGCTCTCCTGAAAACGCGGCTTGGTTCAACCTCAACATTATTAAACGTGCACAAGGCCAAGGAACACCTCTCATGCCTGACAGACGGTTCGAGACTTACATTTTCGGTTTGTTCAACGAAGAAGGCAAGCCCGGTCCAACCGCAGAGCGGAACTGGGGGCTTTTCTGGCCAGATTTTTCACCGGTTTACGACGTTGGCCTCCTCAGAAACAAACAagctggtggtggtggtggacgtCCAGCACCAGCATTGCCAGCGCCTAGTGTTGGTGGTGGTAAATGGTGTGTGGCCAAGTCGGAAGCTACTGATGGGCAGTTGCAGGGAAATATTGACTGGGTGTGTAACCAGGGAGGCGTTGACTGTAAACCGATCCAAACCGGTGGTTCGTGCTCTAACCCGAACAGTTTGAGGACACAAGCGTCTTTTGTGATGAATGCTTATTTCCAGAAAAACGGTCGAACTGACCAGTCATGTTATTTCAGTGGAAGCGGAGTCATCGTAGGGGAACAACCCAAGCAATG GTAA
- the LOC106396255 gene encoding glucan endo-1,3-beta-glucosidase-like isoform X2: MAKAPPSISLLLLSAAVFLTLPATISSIGVNYGTLGNLPPPTQVANFLKTQTSIDSVKIFNVNPDIIRAFAGTGISVVVTVPNGDIPALANGVQARRWVAANIQPFHPQTKIKYISVGNEILLSGDDNMIKNLLPAMKNLNAALFHAGVKDIKVTTAHSLNIIAYELNGAPSSGRFRPGWDKGVLAPILAFHRQTKSPFVVNPYPYFGFDPKNVNFAIFRSPYKAVRDPLTGKVYTNMYDTLMDSTYSAMKALGYGDVDIVVGETGWPSACDASWCSPENAAWFNLNIIKRAQGQGTPLMPDRRFETYIFGLFNEEGKPGPTAERNWGLFWPDFSPVYDVGLLRNKQAGGGGGRPAPALPAPSVGGGKWCVAKSEATDGQLQGNIDWVCNQGGVDCKPIQTGGSCSNPNSLRTQASFVMNAYFQKNGRTDQSCYFSGSGVIVGEQPKQWCV, from the exons ATGGCCAAAGCGCCACCGTCAatctctctcctcctcctctccgcTGCCGTATTTCTCACCCTCCCCGCCACTATATCCTCCATAGGCGTCAACTACGGCACTCTAGGAAACCTCCCACCGCCGACTCAGGTGGCGAACTTCCTCAAGACTCAGACTTCCATCGACAGCGTCAAGATCTTCAACGTGAACCCCGACATCATCCGTGCCTTCGCCGGAACAGGAATATCCGTCGTAGTCACCGTCCCTAACGGTGATATCCCGGCGTTAGCTAACGGAGTACAAGCTCGTCGGTGGGTTGCTGCTAATATTCAACCGTTTCATCCTCAGACAAAGATCAAGTATATCTCTGTCGGAAATGAGATTCTTCTGTCCGGTGATGATAACATGATCAAGAATCTTTTACCGGCGATGAAGAATCTTAACGCTGCTTTGTTTCATGCTGGTGTCAAAGATATTAAG GTTACAACCGCACATTCGCTTAACATCATAGCCTATGAACTGAACGGTGCACCAAGCAGCGGTCGATTCAGACCCGGCTGGGACAAAGGCGTATTAGCTCCAATCCTAGCGTTCCATCGCCAGACCAAGTCTCCTTTCGTGGTCAACCCTTACCCTTACTTCGGTTTCGATCCCAAAAACGTCAACTTCGCCATTTTCCGCTCACCGTACAAGGCGGTCCGTGACCCGTTAACCGGAAAAGTCTACACAAACATGTACGATACTCTCATGGACTCGACTTACTCAGCCATGAAAGCTCTCGGCTACGGTGATGTTGACATCGTCGTTGGTGAGACGGGCTGGCCGTCTGCCTGCGATGCGTCTTGGTGCTCTCCTGAAAACGCGGCTTGGTTCAACCTCAACATTATTAAACGTGCACAAGGCCAAGGAACACCTCTCATGCCTGACAGACGGTTCGAGACTTACATTTTCGGTTTGTTCAACGAAGAAGGCAAGCCCGGTCCAACCGCAGAGCGGAACTGGGGGCTTTTCTGGCCAGATTTTTCACCGGTTTACGACGTTGGCCTCCTCAGAAACAAACAagctggtggtggtggtggacgtCCAGCACCAGCATTGCCAGCGCCTAGTGTTGGTGGTGGTAAATGGTGTGTGGCCAAGTCGGAAGCTACTGATGGGCAGTTGCAGGGAAATATTGACTGGGTGTGTAACCAGGGAGGCGTTGACTGTAAACCGATCCAAACCGGTGGTTCGTGCTCTAACCCGAACAGTTTGAGGACACAAGCGTCTTTTGTGATGAATGCTTATTTCCAGAAAAACGGTCGAACTGACCAGTCATGTTATTTCAGTGGAAGCGGAGTCATCGTAGGGGAACAACCCAAGCAATGGTGCGT GTAA
- the LOC106396255 gene encoding glucan endo-1,3-beta-glucosidase-like isoform X1: MAKAPPSISLLLLSAAVFLTLPATISSIGVNYGTLGNLPPPTQVANFLKTQTSIDSVKIFNVNPDIIRAFAGTGISVVVTVPNGDIPALANGVQARRWVAANIQPFHPQTKIKYISVGNEILLSGDDNMIKNLLPAMKNLNAALFHAGVKDIKVTTAHSLNIIAYELNGAPSSGRFRPGWDKGVLAPILAFHRQTKSPFVVNPYPYFGFDPKNVNFAIFRSPYKAVRDPLTGKVYTNMYDTLMDSTYSAMKALGYGDVDIVVGETGWPSACDASWCSPENAAWFNLNIIKRAQGQGTPLMPDRRFETYIFGLFNEEGKPGPTAERNWGLFWPDFSPVYDVGLLRNKQAGGGGGRPAPALPAPSVGGGKWCVAKSEATDGQLQGNIDWVCNQGGVDCKPIQTGGSCSNPNSLRTQASFVMNAYFQKNGRTDQSCYFSGSGVIVGEQPKQWCV; encoded by the exons ATGGCCAAAGCGCCACCGTCAatctctctcctcctcctctccgcTGCCGTATTTCTCACCCTCCCCGCCACTATATCCTCCATAGGCGTCAACTACGGCACTCTAGGAAACCTCCCACCGCCGACTCAGGTGGCGAACTTCCTCAAGACTCAGACTTCCATCGACAGCGTCAAGATCTTCAACGTGAACCCCGACATCATCCGTGCCTTCGCCGGAACAGGAATATCCGTCGTAGTCACCGTCCCTAACGGTGATATCCCGGCGTTAGCTAACGGAGTACAAGCTCGTCGGTGGGTTGCTGCTAATATTCAACCGTTTCATCCTCAGACAAAGATCAAGTATATCTCTGTCGGAAATGAGATTCTTCTGTCCGGTGATGATAACATGATCAAGAATCTTTTACCGGCGATGAAGAATCTTAACGCTGCTTTGTTTCATGCTGGTGTCAAAGATATTAAG GTTACAACCGCACATTCGCTTAACATCATAGCCTATGAACTGAACGGTGCACCAAGCAGCGGTCGATTCAGACCCGGCTGGGACAAAGGCGTATTAGCTCCAATCCTAGCGTTCCATCGCCAGACCAAGTCTCCTTTCGTGGTCAACCCTTACCCTTACTTCGGTTTCGATCCCAAAAACGTCAACTTCGCCATTTTCCGCTCACCGTACAAGGCGGTCCGTGACCCGTTAACCGGAAAAGTCTACACAAACATGTACGATACTCTCATGGACTCGACTTACTCAGCCATGAAAGCTCTCGGCTACGGTGATGTTGACATCGTCGTTGGTGAGACGGGCTGGCCGTCTGCCTGCGATGCGTCTTGGTGCTCTCCTGAAAACGCGGCTTGGTTCAACCTCAACATTATTAAACGTGCACAAGGCCAAGGAACACCTCTCATGCCTGACAGACGGTTCGAGACTTACATTTTCGGTTTGTTCAACGAAGAAGGCAAGCCCGGTCCAACCGCAGAGCGGAACTGGGGGCTTTTCTGGCCAGATTTTTCACCGGTTTACGACGTTGGCCTCCTCAGAAACAAACAagctggtggtggtggtggacgtCCAGCACCAGCATTGCCAGCGCCTAGTGTTGGTGGTGGTAAATGGTGTGTGGCCAAGTCGGAAGCTACTGATGGGCAGTTGCAGGGAAATATTGACTGGGTGTGTAACCAGGGAGGCGTTGACTGTAAACCGATCCAAACCGGTGGTTCGTGCTCTAACCCGAACAGTTTGAGGACACAAGCGTCTTTTGTGATGAATGCTTATTTCCAGAAAAACGGTCGAACTGACCAGTCATGTTATTTCAGTGGAAGCGGAGTCATCGTAGGGGAACAACCCAAGCAATGGTGCGTGTAA